The following are from one region of the Candidatus Methylomirabilota bacterium genome:
- a CDS encoding helix-turn-helix domain-containing protein: MEIRNQRKGRLRQLIRCHQILERLVRSRIAYNANLLAEELGFTTKTIYRDLRALKEAGVFIEYDRPRKRYVIEKGHLARAYLGESRESIPMQGGGLGPQE, from the coding sequence ATGGAGATTAGAAATCAGCGCAAGGGGCGACTGCGGCAGCTCATCCGGTGTCACCAGATCCTGGAGCGGCTGGTGAGGAGTCGCATTGCCTATAACGCCAATCTCCTCGCCGAAGAGCTGGGGTTCACCACCAAGACCATCTACCGGGACCTCCGGGCCCTGAAAGAGGCCGGGGTTTTTATCGAGTACGATCGCCCGCGGAAGCGGTACGTGATAGAAAAAGGCCATCTGGCTAGAGCCTATCTCGGAGAAAGCCGGGAATCAATTCCGATGCAGGGGGGAGGCCTAGGGCCGCAGGAGTGA